One Microbacter margulisiae genomic window carries:
- a CDS encoding ATP-binding protein gives MYIPREIENNILTSLNNNPVVALIGPRQCGKSTLVRHILTSQPNSIYLDMERPSDLQKLNDAEWFLSTQKGKLICIDEVQRQPMLFPLIRSLVDEWGTNGSFLLLGSASRDLLQQSAESLAGRISYKRLTPFLWKELHGTVNFETYFSMGAFPRSILAINPDASFEWRENFISTFLERDLLFWRGVTPSAMRRLWQMLAHVNGQTVDYSTLAKSLGVSSVTVKNYIDLLESTFMVEVVPAYISNTGKRLVKASKVYVADTGITAALLNLRSFEEIAGHPSLGAIWEQIVLSNLKGLFPDAIFNFYRTSNGAEIDFVVTVKGIVLAIECKSSYAPVLSRGNYHAIADIAPRHVFIVSPIEKGWQMKPEMDVVSLNELEYKIREITE, from the coding sequence CCCAGGGAAATAGAGAACAATATCCTTACATCACTAAACAACAATCCAGTGGTAGCGCTAATCGGGCCAAGGCAATGTGGAAAATCCACATTAGTCAGGCACATCCTCACAAGCCAGCCCAACAGCATCTATTTAGATATGGAACGGCCATCTGATTTGCAAAAACTGAATGATGCAGAATGGTTTCTATCCACCCAAAAAGGGAAACTGATATGCATTGACGAAGTGCAACGGCAACCCATGCTATTCCCATTGATACGAAGCCTTGTGGATGAATGGGGAACGAACGGCTCGTTTTTGTTACTTGGATCAGCTTCCCGGGATCTATTGCAACAGAGCGCTGAATCACTTGCCGGCAGAATAAGTTATAAGCGACTCACTCCTTTCCTATGGAAAGAATTACACGGAACCGTCAACTTTGAAACCTATTTCTCAATGGGGGCCTTTCCCCGGAGCATTCTTGCCATAAATCCTGATGCATCGTTTGAATGGCGCGAAAACTTTATCTCTACCTTTCTGGAAAGGGATTTGCTGTTTTGGAGAGGGGTTACTCCATCTGCCATGAGACGTCTCTGGCAAATGCTGGCCCACGTCAACGGGCAAACGGTAGACTACTCTACCCTGGCCAAATCACTGGGAGTTTCGTCGGTAACTGTGAAAAATTATATCGACTTACTGGAAAGTACCTTTATGGTGGAAGTTGTGCCTGCCTACATCTCCAATACAGGGAAACGCTTGGTAAAAGCTTCTAAAGTCTACGTTGCTGACACAGGCATTACGGCTGCTTTGCTTAACTTGCGAAGTTTTGAAGAGATTGCGGGTCATCCATCACTGGGCGCTATCTGGGAGCAAATTGTCTTATCCAATCTGAAAGGGTTATTTCCGGATGCGATATTTAACTTTTATCGAACCAGTAATGGCGCTGAAATAGACTTCGTTGTAACTGTCAAAGGAATTGTTTTAGCCATAGAATGCAAATCAAGCTATGCCCCTGTTCTCTCCAGGGGAAACTACCATGCAATTGCAGACATAGCCCCACGGCATGTGTTTATCGTATCTCCAATAGAAAAAGGCTGGCAGATGAAACCCGAAATGGATGTAGTATCGTTAAATGAACTGGAATATAAAATACGGGAAATAACAGAATAA